Proteins from a genomic interval of Schistocerca piceifrons isolate TAMUIC-IGC-003096 chromosome 3, iqSchPice1.1, whole genome shotgun sequence:
- the LOC124787871 gene encoding YTH domain-containing protein 1-like has protein sequence MEEGDIETSVDVENLNLSFGEDMGDDIKLDEMSEYDTRSEVSSSSSEDSASSHQSITSVSSDSTDRRKRRPRHRLNRSRSRERKSPPPVLKRSKSREKSKSYDYITKLNYLFRDARFFLIKSNNAENVTLSKAKGVWSTLPQNESKLNHAYRECRNVILIFSVKESGKFAGFARLSGESRRDVSPISWVLPPGLSARALGGVFRVDWVCRKELPFSATVHLYNPWNEGKPVKIGRDGQEIEPKVAAELCRLFPVDEGIEMTPILRKSKEAAKMIKPRVTQHRTERYQRSGGSNRFSPRGTFSWRSRGGSFGRGRRKYFMSVRSRLGSSGGVFKRSSSSRQRDRLGNWFPRDGDRGSFGGGSPVAAAQAYVADYMRQMQHQLPPMPYAPPPGVYMSSSSTSPYDAAPPPRYYDGPPLPEYSSMPSRSSSHSDKRSYDRSVDEFLWRTCERRDRDRDHHRYRERR, from the coding sequence ATGGAGGAAGGCGACATAGAAACTAGTGTTGATGTAGAAAATCTTAATCTTAGTTTTGGAGAAGATATGGGTGACGACATCAAATTGGATGAAATGAGTGAATATGACACTCGGAGCGAGGTGAGCTCATCGAGTTCGGAGGACAGCGCTTCCAGTCACCAAAGCATAACTTCCGTCAGCTCAGATTCGACTGATCGTAGGAAGCGACGACCAAGACACAGACTAAACAGAAGTCGCTCAAGAGAAAGAAAAAGCCCTCCACCGGTACTAAAGCGTTCGAAGTCGAGAGAGAAATCGAAGTCATATGACTACATAACGAAGCTCAATTATTTATTCAGAGATGCAAGATTTTTTCTTATTAAGAGCAATAATGCAGAAAATGTAACTCTGTCAAAAGCAAAAGGAGTTTGGTCAACACTTCCACAGAATGAGTCGAAGTTGAACCATGCTTACAGAGAATGCAGAAATGTTATTCTTATATTCTCGGTTAAAGAAAGCGGAAAATTTGCTGGCTTTGCACGACTGAGTGGAGAGTCCAGACGGGATGTATCTCCAATTTCTTGGGTACTACCCCCAGGACTTTCAGCAAGAGCTCTAGGAGGTGTTTTCAGAGTGGACTGGGTTTGCCGCAAAGAGTTGCCTTTCAGTGCAACAGTACACCTGTACAATCCATGGAATGAGGGAAAACCAGTAAAGATTGGTCGTGATGGACAAGAAATTGAACCAAAAGTGGCAGCAGAGTTATGTCGCCTTTTTCCCGTTGATGAAGGTATTGAAATGAcgccaattttgagaaaatcaaagGAAGCAGCAAAGATGATAAAGCCTCGTGTTACACAACACAGAACTGAAAGATACCAGCGCAGTGGTGGCAGCAACAGATTTTCACCAAGGGGAACATTTTCATGGCGAAGCCGTGGTGGTTCCTTTGGTCGAGGGCGCCGCAAGTACTTCATGAGTGTCAGAAGCAGGTTGGGAAGCAGTGGAGGAGTCTTCAAGCGATCGTCGTCATCTCGTCAAAGGGATAGACTGGGTAACTGGTTCCCAAGAGATGGAGATCGTGGATCATTTGGTGGTGGGAGTCCCGTGGCAGCAGCACAGGCCTATGTTGCAGATTATATGCGGCAGATGCAGCATCAACTGCCACCTATGCCATATGCTCCACCACCAGGTGTCTACATGTCATCTTCGAGCACCTCACCATATGATGCAGCGCCACCGCCTCGTTATTATGATGGGCCGCCACTTCCTGAATACTCATCAATGCCTTCACGGTCTTCAAGCCATTCAGATAAACGATCATATGATCGTTCTGTTGATGAGTTTCTATGGAGAACCTGCGAAAGAAGAGACCGTGATCGTGATCATCACCGATACCGTGAACGACGATGA